A window of Juglans regia cultivar Chandler chromosome 7, Walnut 2.0, whole genome shotgun sequence contains these coding sequences:
- the LOC108983999 gene encoding uncharacterized protein LOC108983999 has product MADGWTNQKQQSIINFLVYWPKCIMFFKSVDTSGLRKDAEILFNIFDKVVQEIRAENLVQFITDNDASYKSAGKKLQQKYGSFYWSPCAAHCIDLMLENFSDPRYFSLIDDAIKNAKKITKFIYNHGWVLALMRKDFTKGHDLCRLAITRFATNFLSIQRLFLFKKELRQMFTCDKWIASSHSKSNIGKEIVEIVLEYKEFWAQCQFIVRVSEPLVRVLRLVDGDEKLAMGYLYDAMERVKKNIKARCNNKVSLFSPFTRIIDSRWDRQLHIPLHAAGCFLNSGIYYNPNFKNKNDVVRDFNNCVMKIELDPDNQYKIIAELNLYKNAICEFGHSLAICQRDKINPVVWWTQFGCEVPTLQRSIKRGRDDLDLINFENIDLMEE; this is encoded by the exons ATGGCAGATGGTTGGACAAACCAGAAgcaacaatcaataatcaactTTCTAGTTTATTGGCCGAAATGTATAATGTTTTTTAAATCTGTTGATACATCTGGCCTTAGAAAAGATGCtgaaatattgtttaatatctTTGATAAGGTTGTTCAAGAAATTAGAGCTGAAAATCTTGTGCAGTTCATAACGGACAATGATGCAAGCTATAAAAGTGCAGGAAAAAAGTTACAACAGAAGTATGGTTCTTTCTACTGGTCCCCATGTGCAGCTCATTGCATAGACTTaatgttggagaatttttctgatCCAAGATATTTTTCCCTTATTGATGATGctataaaaaatgcaaaaaagataacaaaattcATCTATAACCATGGTTGGGTTTTGGCATTGATGAGAAAAGACTTTACCAAAGGTCATGATTTGTGTCGTCTTGCAATTACAAGATTTGCgacaaattttttaagtatcCAACGTTTGTTCTTGTTTAAGAAAGAACTCAGACAAATGTTTACTTGTGATAAATGGATTGCATCAAGTCATTCTAAGAGCAACATAGGGAAGGAGATAGTTGAGATCGTTTTAGAATATAAAGAGTTTTGGGCTCAATGTCAATTTATTGTCAGAGTTAGTGAGCCTTTGGTTCGTGTTCTACGACTTGTTGACGGGGATGAGAAGCTTGCAATGGGATACTTGTATGATGCAATGGAAAGagtaaaaaagaacataaaagcaAGATGCAATAACAAAGTTAGtttattcagtccattcaccagGATCATTGATTCAAGATGGGATAGGCAACTTCACATTCCATTACATGCGGCGGGTTGTTTTCTTAATTCTGGAATTTACTATAAccccaattttaaaaataaaaatgatgttgtAAGAGACTTCAACAATTGTGTTATGAAGATAGAACTTGATCCCGATAATCAATATAAGATCATTGCAGAACTTAACTTGTATAAGAATGCAATATGTGAGTTTGGACATTCTTTAGCAATCTGCCAGCGTGATAAGATTAATCCag TTGTATGGTGGACCCAATTTGGTTGCGAGGTTCCAACGCTTCAAAG gAGCATAAAAAGGGGAAGAGATGATTTAGATCTaatcaattttgaaaacattgatttgatggAAGAATGA
- the LOC108984002 gene encoding uncharacterized protein LOC108984002, whose translation MAGIAIVLDLLRKNPSLYTGQSLHSNGLFSATVAASAAAAAVSAGTPFASRALFGISVAHCDAGAALSEDYISSIRSATTNIFQHDSLKYRTKEYKIELKPLFSAFELRAFAMTSVRSFLMFYLPLLEPRSNIEEDDDEFLQDTQEERHLDLVVPLKKSVKQIVRETTVVTTRRVLERIAVHHVSQRMAWKLLKDAPKSAVRKAERGMPRLVYFYSVSRTTIRGHFLGVAASWLVQVGIEFYRYISSLIKEESDELDKAEKIKFLGKKVAGATVKCSASLVFASIGAGIGATLIRPSAGQWIGCAVGDLAGPIIVSVCLEKVLHMDL comes from the exons ATGGCGGGAATAGCTATAGTCTTGGATTTGTTGCGGAAAAACCCAAGTTTATACACGGGCCAAAGCCTCCACTCTAATGGGTTGTTCTCGGCTACCGTCGCGGCATCTGCCGCCGCCGCCGCCGTCTCCGCCGGAACCCCTTTTGCCTCTAGGGCGTTGTtcgg GATATCGGTTGCTCATTGTGATGCTGGTGCAGCATTGTCTGAAGATTACATTTCCAGTATACGAAGCGCAACTACAAATATCTTTCAGCATGATTCTTTGAAATACAGaacaaaagaatataaaattgaGTTAAAACCTTTGTTCTCAGCTTTTGAATTAAGGGCATTTGCTATGACTTCCGTGAGGTCGTTTTTGATGTTCTATTTGCCTCTTTTGGAGCCTCGTTCAAACATTGAggaggatgatgatgagtttCTTCAGGACACTCAAGAAGAGCGCCATTTAGATTTGGTtgttcctttaaaaaaatcagtGAAGCAAATTGTCCGTGAG ACTACTGTTGTAACCACTAGACGAGTGCTAGAACGAATTGCTGTCCATCATGTTTCACAGAGGATGGCATGGAAACTTTTGAAAG ACGCTCCCAAATCTGCTGTGCGCAAGGCTGAAAGAGGGATGCCTAGATTGGTTTACTTCTATAGTGTTAGCAGAACAACTATCAGAG GACACTTTCTAGGGGTTGCTGCATCATGGCTTGTTCAAGTTGGTATTGAATTCTACAGATACATCTCTTCTCTTATTAAAGAAGAGAGTGATGAACTTGATAAAGccgaaaaaattaaatttctaggGAAAAAGGTTGCTGGTGCTACTGTGAAGTGTAGTGCATCACTGGTTTTTGCTTCCATTGGGGCAGGGATTGGTGCCACCCTCATTCGTCCTTCGGCTGGCCAGTGGATTG GCTGTGCTGTTGGGGATTTGGCTGGGCCCATTATTGTATCAGTTTGCCTCGAGAAAGTTCTGCATATGGACCTTTAA
- the LOC108983054 gene encoding uncharacterized protein LOC108983054, with amino-acid sequence MLSRLRSGCISFDGSVGDIDGLDSTKIVLQPDENLEILEGEVEGKAAGMVKMKMASEKRKKASSKKPPKPPRPPTGPLLDAADMKLVREISELARLRRARIERRKEVKKMRADKASSSNDNLVALVITMLFFFVIIFQGVCFRSVQVLVSTYPKSAMIVVGGEIQVE; translated from the exons ATGTTGAGTAGGCTGAGGAGTGGATGTATTAGTTTTGATGGATCAGTGGGGGATATTGATGGATTAGATTCAACAAAGATTGTATTACAGCCTGATGAGAATTTGGAGATATTGGAAGGTGAGGTGGAAGGAAAGGCAGCGGGTATGgtgaagatgaaaatggcaagtgagaaaaggaaaaaggcgAGCTCTAAGAAGCCTCCCAAGCCACCCCGTCCTCCTACTGGTCCGTTATTGGATGCAGCAGATATGAAGTTGGTCAGAGAAATTTCTGAGCTTGCAAGATTGAGGCGTGCAAGGATTGAACGAAGGAAGgaagtgaaaaaaatgagagCAGATAAAGCATCATCTTCAAACGATAACCTTGTTGCATTGGTCATCACCATGCTCTTCTTCTTTGTGATAATCTTCCAAG GAGTTTGCTTTAGAAGTGTTCAAGTATTAGTCTCCACATATCCAAAGTCCGCAATGATAGTAGTTGGTGGTGAGATTCAAGTTGAATAG
- the LOC108983060 gene encoding D-3-phosphoglycerate dehydrogenase 2, chloroplastic-like, producing the protein MASSSSSTKLVVSPPFTSSPCYKSSTKSSSLLSFLHHTTSTPISLKLSRSLSHSRCSSFVVSNVLKTVTSTETSVLNYPQDLDSGSSNPRPTILVSEKLGEAGLEVLRSFGNVECLYDLSPDDLCSKISSCDALIVRSGTKVTRQVFEAAKGRLKVVGRAGVGIDNVDLQAATEFGCLVVNAPTANTVAAAEHGIALLSAMARNVAQADASVKAGKWERSKYVGVSVVGKTLAVMGFGKVGSEVARRAKGLGMHVIAHDPYAPADRARALGVELVSFDQAISTADFISLHMPLTPTTSKVFNDETFAKVKKGVRIINVARGGVIDEDALVRALDGGVVAQAALDVFTEEPPPKESKLVQHENVTVTPHLGASTKEAQEGVAIEIAEAVVGALKGELSATAVNAPMVPAEVLSELSPYVVLAEKLGRLAVQLVAGGSGIKNIRVVYRSARDPDDLDTRLLRAMITKGIIEPISSSFVNLVNADFTAKQKGLRISEERIGIDSSPEFPVDSIQVQISNVDSKFASAVSDSGDISIEGKVKYGKPHLTCVGSFAVDVSLEGNLILCRQVDQPGMIGRVGNILGEHNVNVSFMSVGRTHRRKKAIMAIGVDEEPNKETLQKIGGVPAIEEFVFLEL; encoded by the exons atggcttcttcttcttcttctaccaaACTCGTCGTCTCTCCTCCCTTCACCTCCTCTCCTTGTTATAAATCTTCTACCAAATCATCCTCTCTTCTCTCGTTCCTCCATCACACCACCTCCACGCCCATCTCCTTAAAACTGTCGCGTTCTCTGTCTCATTCTCGTTGCAGTTCCTTTGTTGTCAGCAACGTCCTCAAGACGGTAACATCAACCGAAACCTCGGTCCTCAACTACCCACAAGATCTCGACTCTGGAAGCTCAAATCCAAGACCAACAATTTTGGTCTCCGAGAAACTCGGAGAAGCCGGTCTTGAAGTTTTACGTAGTTTTGGCAACGTAGAATGCTTGTACGACCTCTCGCCCGATGATCTTTGCTCCAAGATCTCGTCATGCGACGCGCTGATTGTGAGGAGCGGTACCAAGGTGACCAGGCAGGTGTTCGAGGCAGCGAAAGGGCGGCTGAAGGTGGTGGGGCGTGCCGGTGTGGGCATTGACAACGTGGATCTGCAAGCCGCCACGGAGTTCGGTTGTCTTGTGGTTAATGCGCCGACAGCCAATACGGTGGCCGCAGCCGAGCATGGGATTGCTTTGCTCAGTGCTATGGCTAGGAATGTAGCGCAGGCCGATGCATCTGTCAAGGCTG GAAAATGGGAACGTAGCAAGTATGTTGGTGTCTCTGTGGTTGGAAAGACTTTAGCAGTTAtgggttttgggaaagttgGTTCTGAAGTTGCGAGGCGTGCCAAAGGCTTGGGAATGCATGTTATTGCGCATGATCCATATGCCCCAGCCGATAGAGCCCGTGCTTTAGGTGTGGAGTTGGTATCTTTTGATCAGGCCATCTCCACAGCGGATTTCATCTCTCTCCACATGCCACTCACTCCTACCACTTCAAAGGTATTCAATGATGAAACATTTGCAAAGGTGAAGAAAGGAGTGCGAATCATCAATGTTGCTAGGGGCGGAGTTATTGATGAAGATGCATTAGTTAGGGCCCTCGATGGTGGCGTTGTTGCTCAG GCTGCACTTGATGTTTTCACAGAGGAGCCTCCACCCAAAGAAAGCAAGTTAGTGCAGCATGAGAATGTCACTGTCACACCTCACCTTGGAGCTAGCACAAAAGAAGCACAG GAAGGCGTGGCTATTGAAATAGCAGAGGCTGTAGTAGGAGCGTTGAAAGGGGAGCTTTCTGCAACTGCTGTCAATGCTCCCATGGTCCCCGCTGAG GTTCTGTCAGAGTTGTCACCTTATGTTGTGCTAGCTGAGAAGCTGGGAAGGCTAGCTGTACAGTTGGTGGCTGGAGGGAGcggcataaaaaatataagggTGGTCTATAGATCTGCCCGTGACCCGGATGACCTGGACACAAGACTCCTCCGGGCTATGATCACAAAAGGCATAATCGAGCCGATATCATCCTCATTTGTTAACCTGGTCAATGCGGATTTTACTGCCAAACAAAAAGGTCTTCGCATAAGTGAGGAAAGGATAGGCATTGACTCATCTCCAGAGTTCCCTGTCGACTCGATTCAGGTGCAAATATCCAATGTGGATTCTAAATTTGCAAGTGCTGTTTCAGATAGTGGAGATATAAGCATTGAGGGGAAAGTGAAATATGGAAAACCCCACCTAACATGTGTGGGATCCTTTGCTGTGGATGTGAGCCTGGAGGGAAACCTGATTTTATGCAGGCAGGTGGATCAACCCGGCATGATTGGCCGCGTTGGAAACATACTAGGTGAGCACAATGTGAATGTGAGCTTTATGAGCGTGGGAAGGACTCACCGCAGGAAAAAGGCAATTATGGCTATTGGTGTGGATGAAGAACCAAATAAGGAGACCCTTCAAAAAATAGGAGGGGTGCCTGCAATCGAAGAGTTCGTGTTCCTCGAACTGTAG
- the LOC108983056 gene encoding (R)-mandelonitrile lyase-like, which translates to MTKHKENSLSFKKHQENTIMARPICLGLQYFALLMFFGAVVSFARPPLQPPRQDPSYLKFVFNATELPSEDYYDYIIVGGGTAGCPLAATLSQSYKVLVLERGGVAHGKPNLMNQEGFLNTLMEDNAFDSPAQAFTSEEGVLNARGRVLGGSSAINAGFYSRADQEFYQKSGVHWDLKVVNESYEWVEREIVFRPELRNWQSAIRDGLLEAGVDPYNGFSLDHLVGTKIGGSTFDRTGRRHTAADLLRYARPSNIQVAVYATVERILLASTSARTRSRLSAIGVVYRDHFRRYHHAMLSRHGEVILSAGAIGSPQLLLLSGIGPRPHLSSWGIPVARHLPYVGQYLYDNPRNGISIVAPTPLEHSLIQVVGITESGAYIEAASNVIPFASPARSIFIRTPSAPLYLTVATLMEKIVGPLSSGTLRLASIDVRLNPIVRFNYLNNPVDLERCVNGTRKIGAVLRSRSLENFKFRNLFGGHDFRFVGPALPVDQSNRRMMEDFCRRTVSTIWHYHGGCVVGKVVDADFRVIGIDALRVVDGSTFGVSPGTNPQATVLMLGRYVGLKLIEERTRR; encoded by the exons atgACT AAACACAAGGAAAATTCCCTCTCCTTCAAGAAACACCAAGAAAACACAATAATGGCTAGACCCATTTGCTTGGGGCTACAGTACTTTGCGCTCTTGATGTTCTTTGGTGCAGTTGTTTCTTTTGCTAGACCACCTCTACAACCGCCTCGACAAG ACCCAAGTTACCTCAAGTTTGTGTTCAATGCTACCGAACTCCCATCCGAAGACTACTATGATTACATCATCGTTGGGGGAGGCACTGCCGGATGCCCATTGGCTGCAACACTATCGCAGTCGTATAAAGTACTAGTGCTCGAGCGAGGCGGTGTTGCCCATGGAAAGCCCAATTTGATGAACCAAGAAGGTTTCTTGAACACACTCATGGAAGACAATGCATTCGACTCCCCTGCCCAAGCCTTCACATCTGAAGAAGGAGTCCTCAATGCCCGAGGTCGCGTTCTTGGTGGCAGCAGTGCGATAAATGCAGGGTTCTATAGCAGAGCAGATCAAGAGTTTTATCAGAAATCGGGTGTCCATTGGGATCTTAAAGTGGTGAACGAGTCCTATGAGTGGGTTGAGAGGGAAATAGTGTTTAGGCCAGAGCTAAGGAATTGGCAATCGGCAATTCGAGATGGGTTATTGGAAGCTGGTGTTGATCCCTATAACGGGTTTAGTTTAGATCACTTGGTGGGAACCAAGATTGGCGGTTCGACTTTTGATAGAACCGGGAGGAGACACACTGCCGCTGATCTCCTGAGGTACGCAAGACCATCCAATATTCAGGTGGCCGTGTACGCAACTGTGGAAAGAATACTACTGGCTTCAACTTCAGCGCGCACGCGTTCAAGGCTATCAGCAATCGGAGTTGTTTATCGTGATCACTTCAGGAGGTATCACCATGCGATGTTGAGCAGACATGGCGAGGTGATCCTTTCTGCCGGTGCCATTGGAAGCCCACAGCTCCTGCTGTTGAGTGGCATTGGTCCACGGCCTCATCTATCGTCTTGGGGAATCCCTGTGGCTCGTCATCTTCCCTATGTTGGGCAGTACCTTTACGATAATCCCAGAAATGGTATCTCCATTGTGGCCCCAACTCCGCTGGAGCACTCACTGATACAGGTCGTCGGCATCACTGAATCGGGGGCTTACATCGAAGCAGCTTCCAATGTCATCCCTTTTGCATCCCCCGCTCGCTCCATATTCATTCGGACACCATCCGCCCCTCTGTATCTCACTGTGGCTACTCTCATGGAAAAGATTGTTGGGCCACTTTCGAGTGGAACATTGAGACTAGCCTCAATAGATGTGAGGTTAAACCCAATTGTTCGATTCAATTACTTGAACAACCCAGTTGATCTTGAACGCTGCGTGAATGGCACACGCAAGATTGGTGCTGTGCTCAGGAGCAGGTCCTTGGAGAATTTCAAGTTTAGGAACTTGTTCGGTGGTCATGACTTTAGGTTCGTGGGACCTGCATTGCCTGTTGATCAATCCAACAGACGTATGATGGAAGATTTCTGTCGCCGGACAGTTAGTACCATATGGCACTACCACGGGGGCTGCGTTGTGGGGAAAGTGGTTGATGCTGACTTCCGGGTCATTGGCATTGATGCACTCCGAGTTGTTGATGGGTCGACGTTTGGAGTTTCGCCAGGGACAAATCCTCAGGCCACTGTACTGATGCTTGGAAG ATATGTTGGGCTGAAGTTGATCGAAGAGCGAACGAGACGATGA
- the LOC108983062 gene encoding mitogen-activated protein kinase kinase 5-like, whose amino-acid sequence MKPVQPPLAAGSNRGLRARRRQDLTLPLPQRDASLAVPLPLPPSSAPNSSSSSASSSCNPNGRNVINFSELERANRIGSGSGGTVYKVIHRPTGRLYALKVIYGTHDDSVRRQICREIEILRDVDNPNVVKCHDMFDHNGEIQVLLEFMDGGSLEGKHIPREPDLADHARQILSGLAYLHRRHIVHRDIKPSNLLINARNQVKIADFGVGRILEQTMDPCNSSVGTIAYMSPERINTDLNHGRYDGYAGDIWSLGVSILEFYVGRFPFAVERQGDWASLMVAICMSQPPEAPPTASREFRHFIACCLQREPSRRWSASQLLKHPFIVNNNHTQSQVHRNLHQLLPPPRPLSS is encoded by the coding sequence ATGAAACCGGTTCAACCCCCACTGGCAGCGGGCAGCAATAGAGGGCTACGGGCACGTAGGCGGCAGGACCTAACCCTACCTCTCCCACAGCGAGACGCATCTCTAGCcgtccctctccctcttccccCATCCTCCGCCCCAaactcttcctcctcctccgcTTCCTCGTCCTGTAATCCAAACGGCCGCAACGTGATCAACTTCTCCGAGCTCGAGCGAGCCAACCGTATCGGGAGCGGCAGCGGAGGCACCGTATACAAGGTGATCCACCGCCCCACGGGACGCCTCTATGCCCTCAAGGTCATCTACGGCACCCACGATGACTCAGTGCGCCGCCAGATCTGCCGCGAGATCGAGATCCTCCGTGACGTCGACAACCCCAACGTCGTCAAGTGCCATGACATGTTCGACCACAACGGCGAGATCCAGGTCCTCCTCGAATTCATGGACGGCGGCTCCCTCGAGGGGAAACACATCCCTCGCGAGCCCGACCTCGCGGATCATGCCCGCCAGATCCTCTCCGGGCTCGCCTACTTACACCGCCGCCACATCGTCCATCGCGACATCAAGCCCTCCAATCTCCTCATCAACGCCCGAAACCAGGTCAAGATCGCTGATTTCGGAGTCGGCAGGATTCTTGAGCAGACCATGGACCCCTGCAACTCCTCGGTGGGCACCATTGCGTACATGAGCCCCGAGAGGATTAACACGGATCTAAACCACGGTAGATACGATGGCTACGCCGGTGATATATGGAGCTTGGGGGTGAGCATCCTGGAATTCTATGTGGGTAGATTCCCCTTCGCGGTGGAGAGGCAGGGCGATTGGGCCAGCTTGATGGTCGCCATTTGTATGTCCCAACCGCCAGAGGCCCCGCCCACCGCTTCCAGAGAGTTTCGGCACTTCATTGCCTGTTGTTTGCAGAGGGAGCCGAGTCGCCGCTGGAGCGCCTCGCAGTTGTTGAAGCATCCTTTCATTGTGAACAACAATCACACCCAGAGCCAGGTTCATCGGAATCTCCATCAACTTTTACCTCCTCCACGCCCGCTTTCTTCCtag
- the LOC108983063 gene encoding tyrosine-sulfated glycopeptide receptor 1, translating into MFVRLFTVLILLSSSVSAAAAACNPLDRDSLLSFSHNVSSASSPLNWSSSADCCDWEGISCKPIDDKGDLRVTHLLLPSRALAGTISPSITNLSYLTHLNLSRNSLIGSVPSGLFSSPIRLRILDLSYNRLSGEFASSSASFSSGAFQVLDLSSNRFSGAIPSAFFNLAVAADNLTSFNVSNNSFTGSIPTSTFGVSNSSRNSVRFLDFSSNQFSGQIVRGLGLCSVLKIFRAGYNDLSGPLPPDIYDAAALEEISIPANNLSGTIGHGILRLTNLKILELYSNQLQGPIPRDIGKLSNMEHLLLHINKLTGSLPPSLSDCSNLITLNLRVNQLVGDLAAFDFSPLVSLNTLDLGNNQFTGNFPPSLYSCKSLKAVRMATNNLTGQILPDIVALQSLVFLSVSNNTLTNFTGAIRNLMACKNLSTLLVSKNFYGELMPGDDDTLDPEGFQNIQILALGGCGFPGEVPNWLAKLKKLQVLDLSVNRFGGSVPAWLGSLPMLFYIDLSANLLTGEFPVELCQLPALLSQQAYENFQMGQTHLELPVFVMPNNASKQQYNQLSSIPPAIYLNNNSLSGNIPSQIGQLKVLHVLHLNDNNFSGNIPDQVSNLKNLERLDLSSNHLSGQIPASLKGLNFLSWFSVANNDLQGPIPMGSQFDTFPASSFAGNPRLCGTILQRTCPSSQRVETHKGSNKRLIIGVLVVFLGTGFIFTVLAMWILSKRRVIPRADTDKIDSESISSNSNPLVPLGIDKDTSMVVLFPNNDNGIKDLTISEILNATENFSQANIIGCGGFGLVYKATLTNGSRLAIKKLSGDLGLMEREFKAEVEALSTAQHQNLVALQGYSMHEGSRLLMYSYMENGSLDYWLHEKADGASQLDWPTRLKIAQGASCGVAYMHQICEPHIVHRDIKSSNILLDDKFEAHVADFGLSRLINPYQTHVTTELVGTLGYIPPEYGQSWAATLRGDMYSFGVVMLELLTGKRPMEVFKPKMSRELVVWVQQLRSEGKQDQIFDPLLIGKGFEEEMLQVLDVACMCISQNPFKRPTIQEVVDWLKNVGATPLDQNKE; encoded by the coding sequence ATGTTTGTCAGACTGTTTACGGTTCTGATTCTTCTGTCTTCCTCTGTTTCTGCTGCCGCAGCTGCCTGCAACCCCCTCGATCGTGACTCTCTCCTCTCCTTCTCCCACAACGTTTCTTCCGCTTCCTCTCCTCTCAACTGGAGTTCTTCCGCCGATTGCTGCGACTGGGAAGGGATATCTTGCAAGCCTATCGATGACAAAGGTGATCTTCGGGTCACCCATCTTTTGTTACCCTCCAGAGCCCTCGCCGGCACCATCTCCCCATCTATCACGAACCTTAGCTATCTCACCCACCTCAATCTTTCCCGAAATAGCCTCATCGGTTCTGTTCCTTCCGGATTGTTCTCGTCCCCGATTCGGCTCCGTATCCTTGATTTGAGCTATAACCGTCTGTCCGGCGAATTCGCATCATCCTCCGCGTCCTTCAGCAGTGGTGCCTTCCAGGTTTTGGATTTATCTAGCAATCGGTTCTCTGGGGCAATCCCGTCTGCATTTTTCAACCTGGCGGTAGCAGCGGATAATTTGACAAGTTTCAACGTGAGTAACAACAGCTTCACGGGCTCTATTCCCACCTCTACCTTCGGTGTTAGTAACTCTTCACGCAACTCGGTCAGGTTCTTGGATTTCTCCTCCAATCAATTCAGTGGTCAAATTGTCCGTGGGCTTGGATTATGTTCCGTGCTGAAGATTTTCCGAGCCGGTTACAACGATCTCTCGGGACCCCTTCCACCTGACATTTACGATGCTGCGGCACTCGAAGAAATCTCGATACCTGCTAATAATCTCTCCGGAACTATTGGCCATGGTATCCTTCGCCTCACTAACCTCAAAATCCTCGAACTATACTCTAACCAATTGCAAGGCCCCATACCCAGGGATATTGGCAAGCTCTCCAACATGGAACACCTGCTTCTTCACATCAACAAGCTCACTGGTTCTCTGCCCCCATCTCTTTCGGATTGCAGCAATCTCATCACATTGAATTTACGGGTGAACCAATTGGTGGGAGATCTCGCTGCCTTCGACTTCTCCCCTCTTGTCAGCCTCAATACCCTTGACCTCGGCAACAACCAGTTCACCGGTAACTTCCCTCCAAGCCTTTACTCTTGCAAATCACTAAAAGCTGTTAGAATGGCCACTAATAACCTCACAGGGCAGATACTGCCCGACATAGTTGCGCTGCAATCTCTCGTTTTCCTCTCTGTTTCTAACAACACGCTGACAAACTTCACCGGGGCAATCAGGAATCTGATGGCCTGCAAGAACCTCAGTACTCTTTTAGTCTCCAAAAATTTCTATGGTGAACTAATGCCAGGTGATGATGACACATTGGATCCAGAGGGATTCCAAAATATCCAAATTTTAGCTTTGGGTGGTTGCGGTTTCCCTGGTGAAGTGCCCAACTGGCTTGCTAAGCTTAAGAAACTTCAGGTCTTGGACTTGTCTGTTAATAGGTTCGGAGGTTCAGTTCCTGCTTGGTTGGGTAGTCTGCCTATGCTTTTCTACATAGACTTGTCTGCTAACCTCCTCACAGGAGAATTTCCCGTGGAGCTCTGCCAACTGCCAGCGCTTTTGTCACAACAGGCTTATGAAAACTTTCAAATGGGCCAGACTCATCTGGAATTGCCAGTCTTTGTTATGCCCAACAATGCTAGCAAGCAACAGTACAATCAGCTTTCCAGCATTCCTCCAGCTATTTACCTGAATAACAACAGCCTTAGTGGCAATATCCCTTCTCAGATTGGGCAATTGAAGGTTCTTCATGTGTTGCATCTCAATGACAACAACTTCTCTGGCAATATTCCAGATCAAGTTTCTAACCTCAAAAACTTGGAGAGGTTGGATCTCTCCTCAAACCACCTATCTGGCCAAATCCCTGCTTCACTTAAAGGTCTAAATTTCTTATCTTGGTTCAGTGTTGCAAACAATGATCTTCAAGGACCAATACCGATGGGAAGTCAGTTTGACACTTTTCCCGCTTCCAGTTTTGCCGGGAATCCACGGTTGTGTGGCACAATCCTGCAGCGTACTTGCCCTAGTTCACAAAGAGTTGAAACTCATAAAGGTTCAAACAAAAGGCTTATTATTGGAGTCCTTGTGGTCTTTTTGGGAACTGGTTTTATTTTCACCGTGCTAGCAATGTGGATATTGTCTAAGAGGAGGGTCATTCCAAGAGCGGACACTGACAAGATTGATTCTGAGTCAATTTCTAGCAACTCCAATCCACTGGTTCCTCTTGGGATTGACAAGGATACCAGCATGGTAGTATTGTTCCCAAACAATGATAATGGAATCAAGGATCTCACTATATCTGAAATCTTGAATGCCACAGAAAATTTTAGTCAGGCTAACATCATAGGCTGTGGgggttttggtttggtttataAAGCAACATTGACAAATGGCAGCAGGTTGGCTATTAAAAAACTCTCAGGAGATTTGGGACTGATGGAAAGGGAATTCAAAGCAGAGGTAGAGGCTCTGTCCACAGCCCAACACCAGAACCTGGTTGCCTTGCAAGGTTATAGCATGCATGAGGGCTCTCGGCTACTAATGTATTCCTACATGGAGAATGGAAGTCTGGATTACTGGTTGCATGAGAAGGCCGATGGTGCATCTCAACTAGATTGGCCAACTCGACTGAAAATTGCACAGGGAGCAAGCTGCGGGGTGGCTTACATGCACCAGATATGCGAGCCACACATTGTGCATCGTGACATCAAGTCCAGCAACATCCTCCTTGATGACAAGTTTGAAGCACATGTTGCAGATTTCGGATTGTCCCGATTGATTAATCCGTATCAGACTCATGTTACAACTGAGCTTGTTGGTACCTTGGGGTACATTCCCCCTGAGTACGGGCAATCATGGGCAGCCACTTTGAGGGGAGACATGTACAGTTTTGGGGTTGTTATGCTTGAGCTACTCACTGGGAAGAGGCCTATGGAGGTATTCAAACCGAAGATGTCCAGGGAGTTGGTTGTCTGGGTGCAGCAACTGAGAAGTGAAGGCAAACAAGACCAAATCTTCGACCCTCTCCTTATAGGGAAGGGCTTTGAGGAGGAGATGCTGCAGGTCCTTGATGTGGCCTGCATGTGCATCAGCCAGAATCCTTTCAAGAGACCAACCATCCAGGAAGTTGTCGATTGGCTGAAGAATGTAGGGGCAACCCCCCTAGACCAGAATAAGGAGTAG